GTGTGTGGATGTGCTGGAACACGTCCAGCGGGTGGACCAAGTGGTGCGAGAGTGCAGCCGCGTCCTGCAACCGGGCGGCCTGTTCCTTTTCGATACGATTAACCGCACCTGGGAATCCCAGGTTTTGATGATCTGGTTGTTAGAAGATGTCCTACGCCAAATTCCCCCGGGAATTCACGACTGGGAGAAATTTATTACCCCTGCAGAACTGACGCAATTTTTACAACAAGCCGGTTTTGAAAATATCTGCTACCGCGGGTTTGACCTGACCAACGGCGGTGACTGGCTGACCCTACTCAGGCTCCTGTTTATGGGCCTGCGACGGGTTGCTCAGCAGGGTTTATTGAAAGTACGATTTAATGACAATACCCGTGTGATGTACATCGGTAAAGCGGTCAAAGGCGCGGGTGTTCCCAAACCTTAAACCCATCTAAATTAATGCCGGTTTCCTGAGTCCCTAAAGCTAGAGTGATAGCAACGGCAATGCGCTGAGGAATTGAGTTATGGTTGCGACGCCGACAAAGTCTGAAGTGAGCGATTTGAGCGCGTTTGG
The nucleotide sequence above comes from Gloeomargarita sp. SKYB120. Encoded proteins:
- the ubiG gene encoding bifunctional 2-polyprenyl-6-hydroxyphenol methylase/3-demethylubiquinol 3-O-methyltransferase UbiG, translated to MRRNNLAYYDQHADQWWQPGSSLNLLAHLNPGRFQFFDQFVSDWRGVRVLDVGCGGGLTCEFLARRGALVSGVDPSAASIAVAREHAQRHGLSIDYRLGVGEALPYPDGTFQVVVCVDVLEHVQRVDQVVRECSRVLQPGGLFLFDTINRTWESQVLMIWLLEDVLRQIPPGIHDWEKFITPAELTQFLQQAGFENICYRGFDLTNGGDWLTLLRLLFMGLRRVAQQGLLKVRFNDNTRVMYIGKAVKGAGVPKP